The Bifidobacterium sp. WK012_4_13 genome contains the following window.
CTGCATGCAGATTGATAACGATGTCGACGTGTCGTGGAGTCATGTCGACGAGTGAACGGTCCTGGCCCGGCTTGCCGCCGTCGCAGACCCTGACTCCGTTGATGTCGACCGTCACCTGGTTCGGGTCATATGGTGCGATGGATTCGGGGACGGTGCCGACGGAAGATACGACCCTTCCCCAGTTGGGGTCGTTGCCTGCGATCGCGCACTTCATGAGATTCGATGACGCGACGGCGCGGGCGCAGGCCAGGGCGGCCTGCTCGTCACTGGCACCGATGACGGTCATGTCGACGTCGTGCGAGGAACCCTCACCGTCGCCGACGATCTGATGGGCCAGGGATGCACATGCCTGGGCGACGGAATCCTTGAATTCCTCGATGTCCGGAGTCACCCCGCTGGCACCTGAAGCCATCAGGATAACCGTATCGTTGGTGGACATGCAGCCATCGACGTCAATGCGGTTGAAAGAGGTCTGCGTGCCCCGGCACACGGCGTCATGGGCCTGTTTTGGCGTCACCACGGCATCCGTCGTAAGAATGCATATCATCGTGGCAAGCTGCGGGGCTATCATGCCCGAGCCCTTGACCATGCCCCCGACACGATATCCGGATCCCTGAATCTCGACCGTCTTGGGCTTGGTGTCGGTCGTCATGATGGCATGTGCGGCATTGTCTCCTGCCTCAGCGTCTTCTTCCATGGCCTCGTAGGCGTCATGAACGCCGTGCAGCACATGGTCGAGAGGCAGCAGTTCGCCTATCAGACCAGTCGAGGCGACGGCTATGTCCGTATCCTCGCAATGTGCCATGCGCGCGAGTTCGTGTGCGGTCTGCGAGCTCTGCTCATATCCCGCCTGACCGGTGCAGGCATTCGCACCGCCGGAATTCACCACAATGCCCTTGAGATGTCCGTCCTGAATCGCGATTCTTGACCACTGAACGGGTGCCGCGCAGAAACGGTTGGGAGTGAACACCCCTGCAGCGGCGTCGAGAGGGCCTTCGTTGACGACGATTGCCAGATCGCGCTTACCTTCGTGCGTCGATATTCCTGCAACGACTCCAGCCGCCTTGAAACCCTGTGCAAATGTGACGCTCATGGAGCTACTCCTATCGTTGTCAAACCAGTGATCTCGTTAAGATTCAGGGCGATGTTCAGCGACTGGATCGCCTGCCCGGCTGTGCCTCGATTGAGGTTGTCGATCGCGCAGAAGGCATAGAGTCGCCCGGAGGTCCTGTCCACCGCCACCTGAACATGCGCGCAATTGGAACCCAGGACGTTCTGCGTTGCAGGCATCGCTCCCTGCGGCAGCAGCCTCACGAAGGTCTCGTCGGCATAGAGATCCTGCCAATATGATCTGATCGCCTCATCGCTCAAGTCCCAGGCCTTCTCGCTGAGACGGGCGGAGACCGTGGCAAGGATTCCACGGCTCATCGGAACCAGCATCGGAGTGAAGCCAAGCGAGATATCCTGCCAGCGTGCACCTTCGCGTCCGGCAGCGTGCGTGAGATTCTGCAGCATCTCGGGAATATGCCTATGCGTGCCGCCGACGGAATATGGCGTCGCGGAATTGAGGGCCTCTGCAGCGAGCAGATTGCTCCGCTTCAGGTTTTTCCCAGCACCGGAATAGGCGACGGCCAGATCCGCGACTATGTCCTTCTCATCAATGAGCCCATATGCGAGGGCTGGCTGAAAGGCGAGGGTAACGGCAGTGACGTTGCAGCCGGGTCCGGCGATCCGTCGTGCACCGCGCAACAGGTTCCTCTGCTTCGACGGCGATCCGTGAACGTTGCCGGAAATCATCTCGGGCATGCCATATATCCACGAGTCGTAATACGGTCCGCCATAATAGCGGTCCCACATGTCCCGTTCCTCGAGTCTGTGGTCAGCGCCGAGGTCGACGACCACGGACGCATCGTCCAGTTTCTCCGCCAACGCGCCCGAAGCGCCGTGCGGCAGTGCCAGAATGATGATGTCGTGCCCATTGAGCACTTCCGGAGTCGTGTCCTGGACTTCCAGATCGGCGAGGCATGGGATGTGAGGAAGATATTCGCCAAGCCTATGCCCTATCGAGGAGTGCCCCGTGACGCAGGTGACCTCCATGTCTGGGTGCGAAGCCAGAATGCGGAGAGCCTCTCCGCCCGCATAGCCTGTGGCCCCCGCCACGGCAACTGAATAATGTGCCATGCATAACTCCAAAGCTGTTCAGGTGACATGTCTTGTCAACCAACTGGCAATAGTATATACATGTATGCACGACAATGCATAATTATGCAGAAACGGAACTTCCGGACGTTCCGGTCGTGCTCCCGATCCAGCTATAGATGTCCTGGTACAGCTGGCTTGCGTCGATGTGATTGATCCACATCCA
Protein-coding sequences here:
- the argJ gene encoding bifunctional glutamate N-acetyltransferase/amino-acid acetyltransferase ArgJ, with the translated sequence MSVTFAQGFKAAGVVAGISTHEGKRDLAIVVNEGPLDAAAGVFTPNRFCAAPVQWSRIAIQDGHLKGIVVNSGGANACTGQAGYEQSSQTAHELARMAHCEDTDIAVASTGLIGELLPLDHVLHGVHDAYEAMEEDAEAGDNAAHAIMTTDTKPKTVEIQGSGYRVGGMVKGSGMIAPQLATMICILTTDAVVTPKQAHDAVCRGTQTSFNRIDVDGCMSTNDTVILMASGASGVTPDIEEFKDSVAQACASLAHQIVGDGEGSSHDVDMTVIGASDEQAALACARAVASSNLMKCAIAGNDPNWGRVVSSVGTVPESIAPYDPNQVTVDINGVRVCDGGKPGQDRSLVDMTPRHVDIVINLHAGESQGTIWTDDLTHEYVRINSDYES
- the argC gene encoding N-acetyl-gamma-glutamyl-phosphate reductase, which produces MAHYSVAVAGATGYAGGEALRILASHPDMEVTCVTGHSSIGHRLGEYLPHIPCLADLEVQDTTPEVLNGHDIIILALPHGASGALAEKLDDASVVVDLGADHRLEERDMWDRYYGGPYYDSWIYGMPEMISGNVHGSPSKQRNLLRGARRIAGPGCNVTAVTLAFQPALAYGLIDEKDIVADLAVAYSGAGKNLKRSNLLAAEALNSATPYSVGGTHRHIPEMLQNLTHAAGREGARWQDISLGFTPMLVPMSRGILATVSARLSEKAWDLSDEAIRSYWQDLYADETFVRLLPQGAMPATQNVLGSNCAHVQVAVDRTSGRLYAFCAIDNLNRGTAGQAIQSLNIALNLNEITGLTTIGVAP